In Lolium rigidum isolate FL_2022 chromosome 3, APGP_CSIRO_Lrig_0.1, whole genome shotgun sequence, the genomic window atgacatggtattctctatccatcggatcccgacaaacacaacatatagaattacagatagatgatcttgatcatgttaggcagctcacaagatccaacaatgaagcacaatgaggagaagacaaccatctagctactgctatggacccatagtccgggggtgaactactcactcatcactccggaggcgaccatggcggtgtagagtcctccgggagatgaatcccctctccgggagggtgccggaggagatctccagaatcccccgagatgggatcggcggcggcggcgtctcagtaaggttttccgtatcgtggtttttcgcatcaggggtttcgcgacggaggctttaagtaggcggaagggcagagtcgggggccagacaaggggcccacaccacaggtcggcgcggccaagacctgggccgcgccgccctatggtttggccacctcgtggccccacttcgtgtgttcttcggtcttctggaagctccgtggaaaaataggcccctgggtcttcgtttcgtccaattccgagaatatttcgttactaggatttatgaaaccaaaaacagcagaaaacaggaactggcacttcggcatcttgttaataggttagttccagaaaatacacgaatatgacataaagtgtgcataaaacatgtaggtatcatcaataatatggcatagaacataagaaattatcgatacgtcggagacgtatcaagcatccccaagcttagttactgctcgtcccgagcgaggtaaaacgataacaaagataatttacgaagtgatatgccatcataaccttgatcatactatttgtgaatatatgtagtgaatgcagcgatcaaaacaatggtaatgaNNNNNNNNNNNNNNNNNNNNNNNNNNNNNNNNNNNNNNNNNNNNNNNNNNNNNNNNNNNNNNNNNNNNNNNNNNNNNNNNNNNNNNNNNNNNNNNNNNNNGGGGCAGGAATAAACTGGAAGGTGATTGAGGGAGATTCTATTGAAGGACAGCACGAGAATGCACCTCCTGGAGAAGCTATTGGGCTGTGGCGTAAAGGCAGAGTTAAGTACTTAAGCATGTCAGGTCAGTGGTTTTACACGCAAGTTTTAACGGTGACAATTTTCTGCGTACAAAAGCAAGCGCTTTTCCTTCCCCGGAAGAATTATACAGAAGCATATGCGCTCTGGCTGGCTTTACTGCAGAGTTTGAACCCACCCCAGAAAATGGAATTTTCTTCTCGGAACGGAAACGGGAGATTCGGTGAGCACGGAGTGCTTGCCGGGAACTTTTTGGAGGGGTCCTTTATTTTTAGCTTCAAAAGTCAAGGGATTGGTGTAGTAGTTTCGTTGGCACTTGGCAGCAGAGGTACCTAACTCAACCAACAAACTCACCATCATACGTCAACACAAACAAGCTCGTCCAACCTTTCTTCTAGATGAAGATTGTCCAACCTTTGACGGAGGAGAAGACAGCAGAATTAATAATTTAGTGCAGTATATATGCTTGATGGGATGCAGATGACTGCTTGATACCCGCTATGTAAATCCCCATTTTGCACGACACATTTGTATCTCGTGATTTAAATGTGATCATCCAATTAGACCAATACATTTGTCATAAAATTGTACCATCGAAAACTCGTTATCGGATATAAACGAATGGCTTTATTGTCTGTAATCCATATTTTATTTGTCAAATTTAGCGTCAAACATAAACCTCGAAATGGAAGAGCAATGCCGCCTTTTCGACAAGAACTCAATTTACAAGGTACAGATACTACTGACAGCCCCTCCTAATAAGATTACTGAAGAAAGACGCATATACATTTTGAGAAAAGTAAAAACCTGGAGCTAGGTTCAGTAGGAAGTACTAGCAGTAGCAGAGTAGCAGGTCGGCAGTGCAAGTCAAAACACGAAGGACACGCTCCCACTATAATTGCTTCCCTCCTCTCAAGTTGCGTTTGCTTCTTCAGGAGTACTCCTTCTTCAGTATCCCCACCGTTCACGGCACGACGAGGGCACCAACAAACCGGCCAGCGAACCCCAGCGAACGGAGCGACCGCCAAGCCAAGCCAAGCCAAGCCAAGATGGGCTCCTTCCTCTCGTCGCTCGTCACCCCTCCGCCcctcgacgacggcggcgactccgccgtcgtcgccgtccacTCCAAGGCCGCCTGGGACCAGCAGTTTGAGGCCCACCGGAACGCCGCCAAGCTGGTGAGCCCTGTTCAATCCCCTCGCCACCGTATCTTGTTTCTCTGGATCTGACTGACCGGGCGAGATCGCCGCGCTCCAGATGGTGATCGACTTCTCGGCGTCCTGGTGCGGGCCCTGCCGCTTCATCGAGCCCGCCTTCAAGGAGATGGCCTCCCGCTTCACCGACGCCGTCTTCGTCAAGATCGACGTCGACGAGCTCGGGGTacgtatctctctctctctctctagcttGGCCTCTCCATCTTTGTTCCTGCTGCTTGCCTGTCCTTCAGTTCAGTTCAGTTAAGTTCGCAACACCTAATTAGCTAGCGCGTGTAATCTGGCTCCGCCTCGTGGAATTGGGACGGGGAAAGCCCTCCGATTCTGTTTCGATCTTGGACCAGCACCTATCTTACAGCTTTGGGTTAAGTGAACTCCTGTCCAGTTTCACTAGATTTCGATGCATCCTTGTGTTAAGCTAGGCAGTCAACTGTTCAGGAAGCTGAATCGGATGTGGAGTTCACCGTGGTGTGGTGGCACTCCTGCACTATCCCAGCACAGCTTACACGCGTTGAATCAAAACCGGCTGCTGTGGAATCGGTTTCTAAATTTGGGTTTAACTTTATGCCAATTCAAATTTCTCCCATTAGGATCAATCGAACAGTGAAGACCCATATGCTGCCTCGTCCGGTTTAAAACATGCATTGCGCATGTTTGTGCTCCACTGAAGCTGGCAGGGAATATTGAGGCTGTTTCGAGATGATTGTTTTAAAACCCAGCATACacatccatcatcaacgggcactaATTTTAGACAGGAAAGACACTGTTCAAAAACATGGCCAGCTAGACCGCACATGGTTTAGACAACATACCCCTGCCGCGCCTGCCGACCGCTTGGCACCTAATACTtctcagaacaattcactttatcACGCCTAATTACAGTGCGTATAATCTGGCTTCTAGGCTTTGTATTAAGACAGTCGGCTGTCCGCTGCTTGGGAAATTGAACCAGATGTCGAGCTTGCTGTGATGGCACTGTCCCAGGGCTCCTTGCATGCATTGAGTTGAAACCTGCTGGGGTAGAAGCAGTTTCTGAATTTTGGATTTCACTTGGTGCCAGTAAAAGAGTTCTCCCAGTAGGATCAACCAAACAGTGAATACCCATGTAGAGGTTTGCGCTTGTTCGGTTTAAACCATGCATTGCACAAACTTTTCTATCTAGTGAAGCTGGCAGGGGAAGATTGAGGCTCATTTAAGATGATTGTAAAACCTAACATACACATCCATCATCAATGGGTACTAATTTTAGACAGAAAAACACTGTTCTAAAACATGGCCACCTAGATCGCACATGTTACATCATACTCCTGTCTCTCCTGCCTATGCAGCCACGTAGCCTGACAAGTGGCAACTAGGCTGCGACCACCGTGCACTTATCACCTAGGACTTAACAATTCAGTTTAGCACACCTAGTAGTACATATAATCTGGCTTCAACTCGTGGAATCCAGGATGGGGAAATGCTCCCATTCTGTTTGTTGCTAAATTACTTCTTCTATTAGATGGACTTGATCCAAGTTTCGTCGAGCCATCCAAAGAAAGTAAAATCTGTTCCACTTTATACTTAGGAGGAATCGTCAGTAATGCACAATTCCTGTAGATTTGCACACATCCTTATGTTAGGCCAGATTTTGAATTTCTTCTTGTGGGTGAAATCTGATGTGGACCTCTCAGCAATGGCGCTCTTGCATTGGCTAGGACACCTAACATGCACTGAACTCAAACCGATTGAGGTAGATGCAGTTTGTAACTTTGGGATTTTGTGCCAATTTAAGAGTTCACCCCATAGGATCAATCAAGAAGCGAATACTCATTTTGAGGCTTGTTCTTGCTCTTTTTGTTTTGAATGCTGTTCTTGCTTGTTCTGTTTAAAATACACATTGCACATATTTCTGCTCAGTGAAGATGTCATAGGGAAGATTGAGGATAATTTGGAATGAGTCTACCATACATATTCATGGCTGATTAGTGCTCGTTTGTGGACAGAAAAAAATATTCTAACATATCCACCTAAGTCGGCTTGGCACTGGCCAGCACATTCCTGTATCGCCTATCTAGCCTACCTATGCAGCCACTTCGCCTGACTAGTTAGTAGTGTGTATAATCTGGCTTGGACTCGTAAAATTGGGTAGGGTAAAGGCTCTGATTAGTTTGATTCTGTAGACCGACGATCTAATAAATCGGATCCAAGTTGTGCCCAATCATCCAAAACAAATTTCTATGCTACTGTATATTTACTTCCAATAGATTTGTATGGGCCAGATGTGTGATTATATTAAGCAAGTCAGCTGCATGGGGATTGGACACTGGATCAGATGTGGAGCTCACTGTGACGCGGTGGCACTCTTTTGCATTGCCCCAGGACATCTCACATGCATTGAATTGAGACTGACTGGGCTTCTGAATTTGGGATTTCACTTGATGCCAATCAAATAGGTTGCTCTTTAGGATCAATCAAGAAACGAATATTTGTATAAAAGCTTGCTCTTGTTCGATTTAAAATATGCATTGTGCATATTTTTTGCTCTAGTGAAACTGGCAGCCCATCAGGGAAGGTTGAGGCTAATCTGAGTTGATTGTAGAACACATCAGCAGCCACATTCGTTGTTGATTGGTACTAATTTTAGACAGGAAAAACATTGTTCTAAAACATGGCCACCTAAATCACGTAGGTTGGATGGATTATTGTATATGTTCTTGTTTTGATACCTTGGGCTTGGGAAGTAGAAAAAACTAGTGGTTGCAATGAAGGTTCCGTGGCTCTTCTGCACTTGAAAGGTGCAAACAGCATGAATGTAAGTCCTAGCCCCATACCCAAGACCAAGTGTGAAGGATGAAATATTAGTCCATTTATAGAAGATCTTGCAATTTCACTCAAGCCTCTCATGGCAGTTTATCCTTACCTGACAGAATGTTTTCCTTGTTCTTCTGAAACAAAGTGCATAACTTTTCTTAATGTATTGGAATTTTACAGGAGGTTGCAAAGACATTCCGTGTAGAGGCGATGCCGACCTTTGTACTAGTGAAGGGCGGGCAGGAGGTGAGCCGCGTGGTTGGGGCTAAGAAGGATGAGCTTGACAGGAAGATCAAGACGTTCATCGCATCGTGCTAATCCTAGTTCAATACTTGTACCCCAGTTCTAGTACCAGGTTCTGGCTCCTATAGTTCCCTCGTGTTACAGTGCCGATCCCCCTTCTAAAATTCTGTAAAATTCGACGTGAAGTGGCAATAAGCTCCTGAAACTTGGATTATAGAAATGTGTAAATGTGTTAACTCTGGCCTGTCTTATCATTATCTGTCTTTCTACTGTAGTTTCGTTACTGGAAATCAATATGTTTCTCTTTGCTACAATGTGACCGGCCGACACACAGTTAATTTTGGTTTGGATGGTGCAGCGGATGTTGTCTGGCTACCTGCTAGTCCACTGCACCTGCATTGATACATGGGCTCCTCCATAGAAGCCATAGCTGCAGTAGTGAGCTGACCTGCAACCACTAGTAATACAAGAAACTAGACTGCATGCAGCACATTTTACATTGGGATACATGTTGTCTGGTTTTTTCAGGTTTCTTCGTTTTTTTCCTGCTTTTCTCTGGTTTTCAGTTTTTCTGGTAGGGATTTCTTGAACTGTTCAAAAATTTCTTTCATTTTTGAACATTTTACatttttgaacttttttcaagtttgaacaatttttaaatctgaacaattAAAATTTGTATAATCTTGaatttataattttttattttgaacatttttcgagttTGTAATTTttcagatttgttttttttggaatttcgaactttttttaatttttgggcatttttaagttttgaactttttccaagtttgaacattttatagatttaaataattttcaaatttaacATTTTTAATTTAAATAATTTTAGAAAGAAAAACCGAAAAAAATAGAACCAGAAGCAGATCGATCTCAGTCCCGTGTGCCACAAACTATAGAGGAACCTGACTACCGAAcagatgggcctggcccattaagtcTAGCGGGACAGAATCCTGGTCGCCTACGCtagcttctctttttttttttgagatttacGCTAGCTTCTCGTACTCGCACGACAGGAACAACGTCTAGGCTCATGAGAAGTTTCCTTAAGGGAAACGGTGCTATGTTGTGCACAACACACCACCTATTTCTTCCTCTCGTCAGAAAACCAAAAAAGAATGCATTGGTTTGCTTGGTGGACGATGTGCATGCCAAAGGATAAGTGAGATCTGGGTTTTAGATGTACATTGCTTTAACTTGGCAATGCAAGCAAAACAAGTCCTTATATGCAACCATTTTAAGGGCGAAGTATTTTCCTGATGGAAATTTACTAGATGCAAAGCTAAAGAAGGGTTCTTCATATATACTTGGCAAAGCATAATGGCAGGGGTTCGGTGTCTTCGCAAAGGATGTATTTGGAGAATAGGAGACGGTAATAAAGTGAATATATGGGAAGACCCGTGGGTGCCATCAAGTAACACACGAGGAGTTGTGATAAGAAAGGGTCAAACACTACTGAAGTATGCGAATGAACTCATTGATCCAGTAACATGGCAATGGGATGAGGACCTTGTCCGCACTAATTTTTGGTTGATTGATGCTGAGCGTATCATGCATATACCACTATCAGATACAATGGAGGATTTCATAGCtggcattatacaaatacaggcTTTTTCTCGGTTAGATCTGCATATCATGTGGAGTGGGATCACCAACATGGGCACAAGCTACAACGAACAATGGGAATTGGATCAGCTGATATAAATCCAGTTTGGCGGAAGCTATGGGGAATCAAAGTTCCATCAATAGTTAATTTTTTTGCATGGAAAGCACTACATGGAACTCTACCGTGTAGGGCAATTTTAGCTAACCGACACATAAAAACTTTGGGTCAATGTCCAGTATGCTCTAGTGGAGCAGAAGATATACGACATGCTCTTTTCACTCGTGAAAGGGCGGCGGCGGTATGGAAAGCCCTAGGATTGGAAAATATAATTGCAGAGGCATTGCTCGCCGATAGGGCAGGACAAGTTTCCCTTGAGCATTTGGTCTGTATGCAGCAACAAAAGTCCCCTATTCTTGGTCAAGCTTCTCTGCAGTGATCCTTGGTGGGAGAGGAGACTGTTCCTGAAGGAAGGAAGATTGCAACCATCGCAACGGGCAGCCATGAGCCATGTCTATTACAATGCTAGCTTCAAACTTTACAGCTGTTGCATCATCGAAGAGAGGCAACATGAAGAAACTAAATTGGATGAAGCCATTGGAGCTGTCCTGCGGGATCACCGTGGCAttttatgttggagatatgcccgagaggtaataataaagtggttattgttagtgttcatgataaatgtttacatcctatgctataattgtattaagtgaaaacattgatacatgtgtgttttgtaaacaaaccggagtccctagtaagcctctcgtttaactagtttgttaattaatagatgatcatagtttcctgatcatgaacattggatcttATTAATAACAGTATCATATCATTAGAAAAATaatatgatggacacacacccatagtaacatagcataagatcaagtcattgacCTCGTCGTTTTGCTCCATCGCGTTGGTGGGGTGCGTGGGAGCGGTGGTTGTTTGCGCGGCGTCTGCGACaatggtggctagggttggaagaCGGGGGAAGAAGAGAAGTGCGCGCCAGTGGGATTTTAAGGGAGGCGGCGGGCGCACATTGAAGGTGTGTGGGGAAGGTGGGTGGACGCCAcgtggccagtcgccgccctcgtcgccgctttGGTTTTCGCGTGGGAGGCCAtttaacgccgacgaccaaccttccctcGTCTTTTCGATGCGAATCGCTGCGTCCTCTCTCTGACAAtgcgcccccacccgcgaaaaccgtcgtgccgcgaggcgccgacgcgcccgattcgcgcccttcgcgaaggggcgggcacggggttgccggcgcttctattggctcGAAAAAGCGCCGACGCCTTTtagggcgcgccggtgcgagcctatTTTCAATGccgacccacaaaatattatcggggccgctatcaaaaccgccggtggagatgctctttgaTGAAAAGTTTTAAAGTATAGTGTTGGAGTATTTTTTTTATTGGAGAGTTTGTTTCTAGACATAACATAAGTTATCTTAGAAACAACGCTCGCAAAAAAGCGTAGAATTAGCTGAACCTCGGGGTGGCTTTTAAACTAGAAATAGAAGAATCGGAATATGGCAAATAAATGATATAGGGCAGTACAGTCGTCACCTTATGTACTACAAATAGAGATGTTTTAGCTACCGATTTATTGGTATCTAGaaaaatttcaaagtttctttAGGATGTACTAAGTAATTAATTTTTTGTTGGAATATTACATGGTTATTATCACTTTTAGGGCATATGAACTTTTATGTGTATTATGTTTATGGTAAAACGGTCTCGACGCACTGCCATTCAACTCGTAATAGTAAAGATAGTAATAAAGAAATAAAGGTTTTTTTCCAGCGTCAATTTTTTTCTTCCTCTCGTCGTTCTCGCACAGGCGTCCAAAATCCAAAGACATTGGGCCCTTTTGTTGCGTTGATACGCTGGTCTACCACGGTCCACGGCCCGCGCCGGATCCCGTCACTACCGGCACCGTTAGTGGCCACTTCGTCGTCGGTCGGCGACATCATCCAAGTTCCATTCGAAAGAGCTTTAACGGCCGTTAGTAGCCCGTGCCCGGACGCCTGCCGCATCAATCAAATCAGGAAGCGGGATCTATTTCAGTTCCGCCGTCACAGCCAGTCAAGGTCCAGTCAAGGTCCGCACCGCCAAACCCTAAATATCACCGTCCCGTCACCggagagggcggcggcgccggcgggagAGGGACATGGAGTCGTTTACTTTGAGTCGTCCTCACAAAGTCTACCTATTCAATGGTGCCTTTTACAGAATGAAGGCTGCCTTAGAGACCATGGACACTATCAGGGAGCTGATACGTGTCCTGGCCAGCGCCGGCGACTCCTTCTCCGCcgttgctgctgccgccgccaccctcgACGACGActcccgccctccgccgccgggcCAGAACTCCCACGCTACCTCCATTATGCGCCGCGCCGATGGCGTTGCGCACGATGAGGAGGGCTTGCCTTTTATATTCGACGAGGTGCGATATCTCCTGTGGATCTACGAGGAGCTCAAGAGGAACCTCAAGTGGCTGTTCCCTCAGAGCAAAGTTGACGACAACGGACGCCTGAACGAGGGCATCCTATACGGTGCTGCAGATTTTTTCGTGAATCTACTCCACGAAATCGTGCCTATCACAGATGATGCACCAGATGTTGTTGTCGACATATGCAGAAATTCGCTCGATCTTATTGGAACAGCGCTGTCTGGGTGCACAGAGGTCATGCTGCATCTGCTGTATGGATATACAGACCCTGAGGCACTTCAGCTTGCCCGGGAGCGTCATAACTTCGATGCATCTAAGGCACTTGGCTTTGCTCAAAAAGTTGTAGACTGCTTGGCTACGGCCGTAGACCTATGTGCAAGAAAGGAGATTGATGATTGGATAAAGGCTCTGTATCGAGGAGCATCTGAAATTCACAAGGGGGGTGGGATACCCAAATCTGAAGAAAATGAGTGCAATATCTGTGAGGACATGAATGGGGCCACACCGCCACCGCTGAAGCAGATTGATGAGGATCGCTATAGCAGTCAGCTTGCCATGTACGGGACGGAGACCATGAGGTGCCTCTTGGACTCGAATGTCCTCATCTCTGGGCTCAATGGGTTAGGCGCTGAAATTGGTTCGTGAAACTTTCTCTCTCTTGCAGTCCTTTTTTTACTTGTGGAATCATATATTGGAGTCTGTGTTTATTGCCTAACTCTTTAGAAATGCTGATACGGGATTCCTGAAAAATGTTCAATCCCTCCTGTTGGCGATGTAATGGTCAGTAATAGATAAATTGGAATTATCTTGTATTCTTTGTGTCCCACCAAGTTACCTACATTGGGGGTGTAATGGTTACACATAGGATATTGCAATGCGTGCTTTTTGTGTCTAACGAACTGTAGATTGACTCCATTCCATGTAGATTGACAGCTATATGGGGTATGTTTTTGTCTGATGTATAGATGATATGCCCCAACTCAAATATATATTTGCATGTGAAATTCTGAAAATTTATAATCACTTCTTTTGGGTATGTAATAATGGCCCACCATAACACCTAAGTTTGATATTGCTAGATGCGTTTCTCTCTCTTGCAGTCCGTTTTTACTTGTGGCACAATGACACATCATATGCATCGTATAGGAACATGCATAGTGGAAAATTGCTGGATGCGTTTCATTACCGTTGTACCTACTCATACAGTCGTACGTGTACCAAATCCATAACAGCTAAACGTGAATGAAAGCTGGGGATGTGGTATGAATGCTTGTGATGTTTGTGTCCATCTAAGTGTTATATGTTATGCTAGTCAATGTGCTTAATACGTTACAATAACTAACGTCACAACTCTCTTGTGTTATGTTCGTTGTACTAAACATGAGTGCTGACCTTTTTTTGCAGCAAAGAACCTTGCTCTTACTGGATTCAAGTCTGTCACTATACATGATGTAAAGAATGTAGAGATGTGGGACTTGTCTGGCAATTTCTTTTTGTCTGAGGATGATATCGGGAAGAACAGGGCCGTTGCTTGTGTAGCAAAGCTGCAAGAGCTGAACAATAATGTTGTCATCTCAGCTTTGACAGAGGAACTAACGACACAGCACCTGTCGAAGTTCCAGGTTTGTGCCCTTATTGTTAAAATCAAATGTTCCCCACTCGCAAACTTTTTGTTGCTGAACGGCTCACCTTATCTGTTTCCTGCTGAAAACACCATTTTATGACTCTGTGTCTCATTGATATGACTGTCTAACTCACAGCTTATTTTCATGGCAGGCTGTTGTTTTCACTGATATAGGTCTAGACAAAGCTTATGAATTTGATGACTATTGCCATACCCACAAGCCTCCTATTTCCTTTATAAAATCTGAAGTGTGTGGCCTATTCGGTAGCGTCTTCTGCGACTTTGGACCAAAGTTCACTGTTCTTGATGTTGACGGGGAAGATCCACATACTGGTATTATCAGCAGTGATAATCCTGCACTGGTATCCTGTGTTGGTGATCTCGAACGAATTGAGTTCCGTGATAAGGTGAAGGAGCCAAAGGTATTATGCTTCAAggcactaagagaggccatgcgaGATACTGGAGATTTTCTTGCCAGTGACTTCTCAAAGTGTGAACGGCCCCTTGTGCTTCACCTGGCATTTGAAGCGCTGGATAAATTTAAGAAAGAGTATGGGCGCTACCCTGCTGCTGGTTGTGAGAAGGATGCTCAAAGTTTCCTGAATATCTGTGCTTCCATTAATGAATCCTCAGTTGGCCGCAAGCTGGACACTATTGATGAGAAACTATTCCAACAGTTTGCAAGTGgttctcgggctgttttgaacccCATGGCTGCAATGTTTGGTGGTATTGTTGGCCAAGAAGCTGTGAAAGCATGCTCCGGGAAGTTCCATCCTCTATATCAGGTTTGCGTTGTGATCTTCTTGTCGTCTTTCTTTTTGGCACACATCATTTTTGTCTTTGCTCTTATTGTCACACATCATACTTGTCTGATAAAGCTCCAATATTTGCAGTTCTTCTATTTTGACTCTGTTGAATCCCTGCCAACATATACGTTGGACCCCGAAAACTTGAAGCCATCAAACAACCGCTATGATGCTCAGGTCTCTATATTTGGTTCCAAGCTTCAAAAGAGACTGGAGAAGGCTAATGCTTTTGTTGTGGGGTCTGGAGCTCTTGGATGCGAATTCCTTAAAAACCTTGCATTAATGGGAGTGTCTTGTAGCAATCAAGCAAAGTTAACTATAACAGATGATGATGCCATTGAGAAAGGCAATTTAAGCTCCCATTTCTTATTTCGTGACTGGAACATTGGCCAGGCAAAGTCTACTGTGGCCGCTACAGCTGCTGGTGCTATCAACCCCAGCCTCCACATCGAGGCCCTCCAAGCCCCTGCTTGTCCAGATACTGAGAATGTTTTCAATGACACATTCTGGGAGGGCCTAGATGTAGTCATCAGTGCACTGGATAATGTCAATGGCAGGATGTATATGGGTATGAGGTGCCTGTACATGCACAAGCCATTATTGCACTCACAGACATTTGATGCGAAGTGCAATACTCAAATGGTGATTCCTCACCTTACTGAAAACTATGGGGATTCAAGAGATGCTCCTGAGAAGAAGGCACCACTTTCGTGCATGCTTAATTATTTTCCAGAGAACATAAATCATTGCTTGGCATGGGCTCGTTCAGAATTCGAGGATTTATTTGTCAAATCACCAAATGAAGTGAACTCTTTTCTGGCAAATCCTTTGCAATATGCTGAAGCTATGAGGAGGGCTGGTGATGCTCAAGCGCGGGAAGTACTTGAGCGCGTCTCTAAAAATCTCGACGACGAACTCTGCATCTCATTTCATGAGTGCCTACGTTGGGCACGAATGAAGTAGGTTATCTCTTTTGCTTATATTTGTTACATTCCACATTTTTTGCTTGGTCATGTACTGGATTTTAAGCTGTTGGCTTATTTTCCTGTATTATTCTACATCTTTCTCAACCACAAGGTTAATTTAAGCT contains:
- the LOC124700863 gene encoding thioredoxin H2-2-like, translated to MGSFLSSLVTPPPLDDGGDSAVVAVHSKAAWDQQFEAHRNAAKLMVIDFSASWCGPCRFIEPAFKEMASRFTDAVFVKIDVDELGEVAKTFRVEAMPTFVLVKGGQEVSRVVGAKKDELDRKIKTFIASC
- the LOC124700864 gene encoding ubiquitin-activating enzyme E1 3-like, whose amino-acid sequence is MYGTETMRCLLDSNVLISGLNGLGAEIAKNLALTGFKSVTIHDVKNVEMWDLSGNFFLSEDDIGKNRAVACVAKLQELNNNVVISALTEELTTQHLSKFQAVVFTDIGLDKAYEFDDYCHTHKPPISFIKSEVCGLFGSVFCDFGPKFTVLDVDGEDPHTGIISSDNPALVSCVGDLERIEFRDKVKEPKVLCFKALREAMRDTGDFLASDFSKCERPLVLHLAFEALDKFKKEYGRYPAAGCEKDAQSFLNICASINESSVGRKLDTIDEKLFQQFASGSRAVLNPMAAMFGGIVGQEAVKACSGKFHPLYQFFYFDSVESLPTYTLDPENLKPSNNRYDAQVSIFGSKLQKRLEKANAFVVGSGALGCEFLKNLALMGVSCSNQAKLTITDDDAIEKGNLSSHFLFRDWNIGQAKSTVAATAAGAINPSLHIEALQAPACPDTENVFNDTFWEGLDVVISALDNVNGRMYMGMRCLYMHKPLLHSQTFDAKCNTQMVIPHLTENYGDSRDAPEKKAPLSCMLNYFPENINHCLAWARSEFEDLFVKSPNEVNSFLANPLQYAEAMRRAGDAQAREVLERVSKNLDDELCISFHECLRWARMKFDEYFSKHVKQLRFTFPEDAATSIGAPFWSAPKRFPHVLEFSVDDPYHLNFIMYASILRAESSGVSVPEWPKNSCKLAAAVKKIRVPNFTPKRGFNIVTDEEELNHKNTSAGDVAVINYLLAKLHEDVICLPPGFQMKPIQFEKDDDTNFHMDLVAGLANLRARNYNIPEVDKLKAKFIDGGIVPGIVTSSAMATGLVCLELYKVIAGGHPIEDYRNTFANLALPLVSMAEPVPAKVTKHKDMSWTVWDRWCIKGNLTVGELVQWFAEKGLTVSSISCGASLLYNKMFAMHKDRLPKNVVDIAKEVAKVGIPDHTRHLDIGVACKDDDENDVDIPTVSIYFR